The candidate division WOR-3 bacterium nucleotide sequence TGCGTGTTTCATTTATAAATTTAAAAAATTGCGGACCTATATTTGTGTTATAATATTCTTGATAAACATTTTCTTAGGGTATGATACAATCATTTATCATTCAAACATACCCCGTTTAATCAGCCAAAAAGTAGATACGCTTTGTGAATCCTATAAAATAAATTATGTCATTACCGCAACACCACCGAATATACTATTTAACATTTCTGGGGATATAATTTTAACGGATAATCAAATGCCCCGTGATATGAAAATAAATAAATTTACAGGAGCAGAAAGAAGAAAAATAATAAAAAAAGAAGATAACTTAATTAAAGACGAAAAGCACATTTTATTTCTAAATTCAAATATATTCCCTACAATAAATGAACAATTAATGCCCTTTAAGAAAAAGGCAAAGAGTATTGAATCAATAGAATTCATAGACGCCCCAATTTATTATAAAGATATCTTTAATGAATTGAGAACCCAGAAACAGATTTATGAATTAATCGTTTTTGAAAAACCAAAATTTAATTATAATGAGATGGACAGTCTCTGGCAATTGTGTTTTGAACCAGGTGTTGCGATCGTAAAACGATAGTTATTTACCTATACAGAATTCTTCAAATATTTTATTGATTATATCTTCGCGCAAAACCCTGCCTGTAAGTTCACCGATTATATCAAGGGCATAATGCAATTCAAACGCTATCGTTTCAGGCGTATGATTTTCTCTAATATTATCAAGCGTTTGATAAATCCTTTTCAAACAATCAATCTGTCGTTGTCGGAGAATCAACTTGTCTTCTTTAAAAAATTCAGAGAGCAGTCGTTCTCTAACAATCTTTTTTAATAAATCTATATTTTCTCCATTTTTTGCCGATATTTTTATCGCATCTGGTAATATTTCGCTTTCTTTTAATTTTATATTCAAATCAATTTTGTTTATTATAAAAATTTTGTTTAAATCTTTTGTAAGATTAAAAAGAAAGGTATCCTGTTCGTTCATTGCTTCTGATCCGTCAAAAACAAGTAATATTAAATCTGCACCTTTTAAAACCTCTTCGCTTCTTTTGCTTGCAATATTATCAATTCCGTCTGCATAATTAAATATACCGGCAGTATCAATTAATTTTATCAAAACTCCGTTTATCTCTAATTTTTCTTCAATAAAATCTCTGGTCGTCCCGGGTGTTTCGTGAACAATAGCACGCTCAAATCCTAAAAGTCTGTTAAAAAGGGTTGATTTGCCAACATTGGGTCGTCCCGCAATAACGACCGAATAGCCTTGTTTTATTTTTATTGACTGTTCAGAATTTTCCAATAAAGTTTTTAGCTGTTCTTGTATCTTACTAATTTCATTTTTAACCTTATCCAGGTCTATATCTGTTTCTTCTTCGTCTGGAAAATCTATGTTTGCCTCAACCATCGTCAGCAGTCCAACGATTTTTTCTTTTACCTCCATAAGGAAGTCTGATAATTTACCTTCAAGTTGATATACCGCAGCTTTTCTTATTACATCACACTGAGCGTAAATTGTATCCAGAACAGCCTCAGCCTGTATCAAATCAATTTTGTTATTGAGAAACGCCCTTTTTGTAAATTCACCTGGTAAGGCAAGTCTTGCGCCGATACTTATTAAAATTTTTATTATTTTATCAACAATCAATGGATTACCATGGCACGATATTTCAGCTACATTCTCACCCGTATAAGAATTGGGTGCAAAAAATATACTGGTCATTACATAATCAATGGTCTCCCGGGTATTCGGTTCTATGATTTTGCCGTAATATATATGTCCAGACTGAAAGACAGAAATATTCTGGTTGGAAACAAAAATTTTTTTAACTAAATTAATAGCGTTTTCACCGCTAACACGAATTACCGCAATACTTGAATAACCTGTTGGTGTAGCACAAGCAACAATCGTATCATTCACATCTTTACTCTTTCTTTTCTTCTTTATTTTCTCCTGAGGGTGCTATTATCACGGTTCGGTTCGCGCCTCGTCCGATTGTATATAACTTCACACCTTTTAATTCATTTATTTTATTAGCTACTATCTTTTCTTCACGGGGTGTCATCGGGTCAAGCGCCATTTCTCGTCCCGTCTGAATAACAATGCGCGCGATTGCCTCGGCTTTTTTTCTTAAAAAATTAGTTTTACGCTGACGATAGCCGTTGACATCTATCAGCAGTTTTATATTAGAATAGAACCTTTTTGCAAGCCTGGAGATTATGTATTGTAAAGCCCATAAATGTTCACCATTTTTACCGATAAGTAGTGCATCGTTTTGTTTGGTCTTTATGTTTACTGTATAACCCTGTTCATCCTTACTCACTGAAACCCCGACTTTAAAGCCCATACTGGTTAACACATAGTTGGTAAGGATCTGGAGATACTGGCGAGGCTCTTTAATTGTTATTCTGACCTTGGTTTCTGTTTCACTTTGAGAAAGAATTTCATAGGTTACCTCATCCAGGGTAACCCCTAATGTTTTTATTCCCTGAGCGAGCGCATCATTCAGGTCTTTTCCTGTAGCCTCTATCATTTTCATTGTGCCTCCTCTATATTTTAATTAAATAACCACCGGACAATCCGATGGCTTTTTAAAAATTAACGAAAAACTTTTTTCTTTATCAGTAAATTTTCTAAGATTGAAAGTATATTATATGTAAACCAATATAATTGTAATCCTGAAGGAAAATTCAGGAATACGAATATCATTACCAAAGGCATCATTATCACCATAAATCTTTGCCTTGGGTCAATCGTTGTCATCAACGATTGTATAAGCATTAATACACCCATTGCAATTGGTAGAATATAATATGGGTCTTTTAGAGACAAATCAACAATCCAGAGCATAAAAGGAGCACGGCGAAATTCAATGGCTGTTGAGAGAACTTGATAAAGGGCAATGAATATCGGAAATTGAATCAAAAGAGGAAGACAACCCGAAAATGGATTGACTTTATAGACCTTATAAAGATGCATCATTTCTCTATTTAAAGCCTGCGGGTCATTCTTATATTTCTCCTGAATTTTTTTCAATTCGGGCTGGAGAAGTTGCATTTGTTGTTGGGAGATTAGCATTTGACGAGACAACGGGAAGAAAATTATCTTAAACAAAAGTGCGAAAATCATTATCGCAAATCCATAATTTTTCAAAAACGAATAAAAGAAATTTAAAATAAAAATAATTACTTTTTCAATGGGTCCCCATATCCCGCCGCTCGCAATCTGTTCATAGCCCTTTTTATATCCAGCGAGTTCATTTGGTTTAACTGGTAATACTAATACAGAAATAGTAAAGGAAGAATCCGCAAATAATTCAAGTCCATAGCGATTTGTATTACCCGACATTGCACAACCAAGATAAGCGATAGAAATTTCCTCGTTAGCAGTTAATTTTGAGAGTTTATAAAATTTTGTATTTCTCACATTTTCAATATTATTGATTATTAAGGCAAAATATTTGGTTCTCAATGCAATCCAATCCCAACCATTTTTGTATGCGAGTTGGTCTTTGATTTCTTTTGTGATATTAGTGAAAGTTTTGCTTTTGACATATACATTGAAGTAGCGTAGGTCATCATTCTGATTCTTTTTTTCTGTTACATTCAAACCACTTTTCAAACTTAACACCTGTTCTATTTTATCTGGATAATTTATCTTAAGAGTAAAGCCGTAATTTTCGTTAAAATAATAAGTTTTAGAAAGTAATTTATTGTTTATCGTTGAATAGAATACTATGGAATCATTGTCAAAATAATGTGAAAAATAAACTAATGAATCAGATATTTTTGTTGAAAAGAGCAATCCACCTTCTTTAACAATTTCAGCGTCATATTTTTTTAAATAAAAACTTTTGATTCCCGCACCGGCAGATGAGAAATTTATACGATAGTTATCCTTATCAATCACAATTGTATCCTTAAGAATAGGTAAATTTTCACTCTCCGGAGTCGTTGTCTTCACTGTGTCAGATAATATACTTTCTTTCTTTTCTGTAACTTTTTGGGTTGGTTTGGCAATAAAACTCCAGACTAAAAGGATTACGATAATTAATAAAAATGCAGTGAGTGTCCTTTTCTGATCGTTATCCATATTTTTCTCCCTTTTTAGGCAATACTACCGGGTCATAGCCACCACTGCAAAAAGGATTACATCGCAAAATTCGATAAATACTCATAAGACTTCCTTTAAAGATTCCAAATCTGGATAAGGCTTCAATAGTATAATTTGAGCAGGTAGGCGTGAATCTGCAGGTATTAGGCAATACGAGTCCCAAAGTTTTTTGATAGCATTTTATTAAAAAAATTAATATTTTAACAAAAAAGAAAATCTTGATGCCAGACTTAATTTCGTCCATTAAAACACTCCTTTTTAAAGACCCGAAATGCGTTTAACACTTCATTGGCATCAAGCAAGCCAGTTGCATAAAAAATTACCTTAAACCCCATAAATATCTCCTTGTTCATCCGATATGCCTCCCTTAAAATTCTTTTAACCCGGTTCCGTTTAACTGCGCCTTTGAGCTTCCCGGAGGCAAAGAAACCAACCTTCGAACAGAGGTCAGGTTTATAAATTATAACTAAATTCTTAAAATTTAATCTCTTTCCGTCAGAAAATAATTCTTTTATTTCAGTTTTTTTACGAATAACCTCTTTTTTATCAATACCAAATCGCGCCCTTATTGCAGACAAATCACTCTTTAAACGACCAGACGTTTCCGACCCTTTTTTCTTCTTCTGCTCAAAACTTTTTTTCCAGTTTTTGTTTTCATCCGTGCCCTGAAACCATGGGTCTTTTTTCTTTTTCTTCTGCTTGGTTGATATGTTCTCTTCATAAAACATTATACTTAAAATTAAGGAAAAGTCAAGAAAAATAAATTAAGCAGTTGACGAATTCCAAAAATTAGATAAAATTCTCTATGCCAGCGAATCTGCCACCACAATACTTTGAAGTAGAAAAGAAATACCGGGAGGCTAAGACTTTACAGGAAAAACTATTTTATCTACAGGAATTGCTTGCTATAATCCCAAAACATAAAGGGACTGAAAAACTCCAGGGTGAACTAAAGGCAAAAATATCAAAGACAAAGGAAATGATGGAACATAGCAAAAAATCAGGTGGTTCTCCTGCCTGGTATCAGGTTGAAAGACAGGGTGCTGGTCAGGTCCTTCTCGTAGGTCTCCCCAATTCAGGAAAATCTTCTTTACTTAACCTTCTTACGCGCACAAATGTTGAAGTTGCACCATATCCTTTTACCACAACAACATTCCAGGTTGGTATGATGGAATATGAAGATATAAAGATTCAAATTGTAGATACCCCTCCCGTCTCAGAGAGTGCCCCGGCTTGGTTATATGCGGCTTTTCGTTTTGCAGACCTGCTTTTGATATTACTTGATGCATCAAGTGATGACCTTCTGGAACAAATGGAAATAATCAAAAGAGAACTTGAATCAAGAAATATATATATTGAAAAAGAAAAACTTGAGGCAAAAAAAACGATTGTTCTCTTAAACAAAAGTGATGTAAATAAAGGTGAAGAAAATAGTGAGGTATTTTTGGAATTTTATCAAAATAAATTCAATATCCTGAAAATCTCTACAATCACTGCATTAAATATAGAGACTCTAAGACATTTAATTTTTGAAAACCTTGATATTATACGGGTGTATACAAAGAAGATTGGTCAGCCACCAATAAAAAAAGAACCAATAGTTTTGAAAAGTGGTGCCACTGTAATTGAAGCGGCTGAACATATCCATAAAGATTTTAAGAAAAATTTAAAATTTACAAGATTATGGAATGATAAAGGTTTCAGTGGACAGCGTGTTGAAAAAAATTATGTCCTGCATGATGGCGATATAGTTGAGTTTCATGTATAACAATCTCAAATTCCTAAAATTCAAAATGCCTAAATACCTAAATCTGTTGGACTAATGTCTGAATTATCCTTGATTAAATATATACGAAAAAAATTTCCGCAGCGTTGTGATGAGATTGCCGTGGGCATAGGTGATGATGCGATGGTATTAAAAAATGGAATAGTAATTTCTACTGATTCATTTGCGGAAAAAATCCATTTTAATTTCAAATATTTTTCGTTTTGTCAATTGGGCTTTAGGACAATGGGTGCAAGCCTTTCAGATCTTGCTGCAATGTCGGCAAAACCTATTTGTGCCCTTATCAGTTTATATCTTCCATCTAAAACAAAAGATTCAGAAATAAAAGAATTGTACAAAGGTTTTTCTACTGTCTGCAAAAAATTTCAATGTGATATATCAGGCGGTGATATAATTGAAAGTCCATTCTGGGGTATAACGATCACGGTTGTGGGAAAGGCAGAAAAACCATTATTAAGGTCAGGGGCAAAACCCGGTGATTGTCTTTATACTACAGGTTATCTCGGGCTTGCCGAAACTGGTAGAATAGTTCTCGGCGAAGGATACAAAAAGAATTTATTTCCGGAATCAATAAAAAGGCACCTTTATCCTGAACCAAGAATATATGAGGCACTGAAGTTAAGAAAATATCTCAATGCCAGCATTGATACTTCCGATGGTTTATCAACCGATGCCTTTCATCTTTCTGAAGAAAGCAAGGTTAAGGTCATCATTGAAAATATACCGGTTCACCCAGAAGTTCAATTGCTATGTAAATTGAAAAAAATATCGCCTGTACAATTCATCCTCTCTGCTGGTGAAGATTTTGAATTATTAATTACAGGTAAAAAAATAAAAAATTTCCCAAAAATAAAACTCTTTAAAATTGGAAGAATAGAAAAAGGCGCAGGGGTATATATCTCAACCAACAAGAGATTGAAGAAGATTTATCCTACTGGATATGAACATCTTAAGTAATGAAGCTGTGGTTGAGCCTCACAAAAGAAACATAATCCTTTTTGTCACGACCATAGGCTCATTTTTAACCCCTTTTATGGGTTCATCCCTGAATGTTGCTTTACCAGCCATTGGTAAAGAATTCAATATGAATGCCCTTTTATTAAGCTGGGTTCCTACATCTTATTTACTGGCAGCGGCAATGAGCCTTGTGCCCATAGGCAGGATTGCTGATATGATAGGGCGGCAAAGAGTTTTTCTTCTCGGTGTAACAATCTTTGCTATCTTCTCGCTTTTTGGTGGGATTGTAAATGATACAAGTTTGTTTCTAATTTTGAGAATTTTACAGGGTACCGGTGGGGCAATGATATTTGGAACATCTGTTGCGATTCTGACCGGTGCTTTTCCACTCCAGCAAAGGGGTCGGGTTCTGGGAATAAATGTTGCAGGAGTATATCTTGGGCTCTCACTCGGTCCATTTATCGGTGGTTTTTTGACGCAAAATCTTGGCTGGCGCAGCATATTTTTCAGCAATTCATTTTTGGGATTTTTAATGTTGATTTTTATAATTATTTTTCTAAAGACTGAAAAACAAAAATCCATATTTAAAGATTTCGATTATTTAGGCATTTTGATTTATAGCCCAATGCTTTTCTTTTTAATGTATGGCTTTTCCCTATTACCAAAAACTTCAGGGGCAATTTTAATAATTATCGGTGTTATTTTTATCATTCTTTTTATCAAGTGGGAATCAAAGACTGTCAATCCCTTATTAAACATAAAACTTTTCAAAATTAATCCTTCCTTCTTTTTCTCAAACCTCGCTGCCCTTATCAATTACGGCGCTACAAATGCGGTCTCTTTTCTTCTCAGTCTGTATCTTCAGTATTTAAAGGGATTTTCGCCACAAAGTGCCGGACTCATTCTCATTGCCCAGCCGGTGACGATGACGATTCTTTCACCACTTGCCGGCAGGCTTTCTGACCGTGTTCAACCGCGAATAATCGCCTCAATCGGTATGGGTTTAACAAGTTTGGGATTATTTTTTTTATCGTTCATAAATACAGGAACTGCTGTTAATTTTATCACTGTATATTTAATAGTCCTGGGACTTGGGTTTGCCCTTTTTTCTTCACCCAATACGAATGCTGTGATGAGTTCTATTACAAAAGAATATTATGGTATTGCCTCAAGCACCCTGGCAACAATGAGGTTATTAGGACAGATGTCAAGTATGGGCGTTGTAATGTTGGTTTTTTCACTAACAATGGGCAGGATAAAAATTACACCCGATGTTTATCCGTTATTTTTAAATGCCCTCAAAATTTCTTTTTATATCTTTACCGGATTGTGTATTATCGGCATCTTCGCTTCATTAAAAAGGGGTAGGATAGATAGAGATATAAGTACAGACTAACACATTTGTAAAACTAACTAAAAATTTTATTTATTAAGATTTTTGTTTAACCATTACTTTAATTAAATTTGTTCTCTTTTTAATTTATCAAATCATGGCGCCATTGGTTATATTTTTATTTGATAAACAGAATTATCAAAGGCAGAAAACATTTATTTTTTTATCTTTCAAATTTCATTAATCGGTCTTACCTGCATTTTGCGTTTACGGGCGAATTTTATTGCTTCAATCTCGGCATAAGCCGATTTAAGCGCGGTAATAAATGGGATATTCAATTCTACTGCAAGACGTCGCATTGTATAACCATCCCTTTTTGCACTGTAATTCATCGTCGGGGTATTGATAATCAGATCTATCTTTCCCTGCCGCATCATATCAAGGGCATTGGGTGATTTATGTTCACTTATCCTATAAACAGTCTCAACATTTATGCCGTTTTCACTTAGATATTGAGCAGTTCCCCTCGTTGCGACAATTTTAAAGCCAAGCAATTTTAATTCTTTTGCAATCTTTACAATTTCTTTCTTATCTTCATCACGCACCGTTATATACACCGTTCCTGAACTGGCAAATTTATTGTCCGCAAGGATTGCCTTGTAATATGCACCACCGAATGTCTTATCTATAGCCATTACCTCGCCAGTGGATTTCATTTCCGGACCGAGAATAGGGTCAACACCAGGGAGTTTTAGGAAAGGAAATACCGGCCCTTTAACGGAAACAAAATCTAATTTCATTTCTGCCGGCAGGTTAAAATCTTTAATTTTATATCCTAACATAATCTTGGTTGCAATCTTTGCAAGTGGAATACCTATTGTTTTTGAAACATACGGCACTGTCCTTGATGCCCTTGGATTTGCCTCAAGAACATAGACCGTTCCATTCTGTATTGCCAGTTGTATATTTATCAAACCTATGGTTTTGAGCGCAATTGCAATATCAAAAACAATCTGCTTGATTTCATTTATCGTCTTTTTTGATAGACTCAACGGTGGTATCACGCAATATGAATCTCCGGAATGCACACCTGCCTGTTCAATATGTTCCATAATTCCGGCGATAAAAACATCCTTGCCATCACACAATGCATCAACATCAACCTCTGTTGCATTTGTAATATATTTATCAACGAGGATTGGATGTTCTGGAGAAACCTTCACTGCCAGTCTCATATATTTTTCGAGTTCTAACTCGTCATATATTATCTCCATTGCCCTGCCACCAAGAACATAACTCGGACGGACCAGAACTGGATAGCCAATTTTTCTTGCGATATCTTTTACTTCATCAAAACTGAAACCCGTAGCAAATGGCGGTTGAAAGATATTGAGTTGTTTAAGAATTGAAGAAAAAGCCTTGCGGTCTTCAGCAAGATTCATATCAAGTGGACTTGTTCCAAGGATTTTTGTATTTAGCCTATATTTTTTAATCGCCTCATATAATGGCATTGCAAGATTTATAGATGTCTGCCCGCCAAATTGTAAAATAATTCCATAAGGTTCTTCTTTAAATATCACATTTAATACATCCTCAAGTCTCAATGGTTCAAAATAAAGACGGTTTGAAACATCAAAATCAGTGGAAACTGTCTCAGGATTATTATTAATAATTATTGCTTCATAACCCATCTCCCTTAACGCAATTACTGAATGGACACAGGCATAATCAAATTCTATACCCTGCCCGATCCTTATCGGACCAGAGCCAACAACCAGAATATTCTTTCTATTTCCGCGCCTTGTCTTTTTGTTATCAACCTCACCCCAGTATGTTGAATAGTAATATGGCGTGTAAGCCTCAAATTCACCGGCACAGGTATCTACAATATTGAATACGGGGATAATGTTATTTTCAATGCGTTTTGCCATTATCTCATCCCGCTTAATCCCTGATATTTTACTTATGTATTCATCGCTAAATCCCATCTTCTTTGCCATAGTAAGTAATTGCAATGACACATCCTGTCTTTTGATTAATTTTTCCATTTTGACAATATTTTCAATCTTTGATATAAAGAATTCATCTACCTTGCTGAGTTCTGCTATCTTCTTCTTTGTATATCCACGCCGAAGGGCTTCAGCAACTGCAAAAATAAAGCGGTCCGTCGGCTCCTGCAATTCTCTTATCAACTCATATTCTTTCCAGTTATCAGGTTCAAGACCGCACTTATCAATCTCCAGAGAACGAATTGCCTTAAGGAATGCTTCTTCTATCGTAGAACCGATAGCCATTACTTCGCCGGTGGATTTCATCTGGGTGCCAATTCTGCGGTCAACGGTAGGAAACTTGTCAAAGGGCCAGCGGGGAATCTTTACTACAACATAATCAAGTGCCGGTTCAAATCCCGCCATAGTCTTTTTTGTAATGGCATTGGGAATTTCATCAAGATTTAGCCCAACTGCTATCTTTGCACTCACACGGGCGATGGGATATCCAGTTGCCTTTGATGCCAGTGCTGAAGAACGCGATACCCGCGGATTGACCTCAATAACTCGATATTCCCATTTTTCAGGATTAACCGCAAACTGGATATTACATCCACCAGCAATCTTTAATGAACGGATAATCTTTATCGCCGCACAACGCAACTCCTGATGCTGTTTATCGGTCAATGTCTGGGCAGGTGCAACCACCATACTTTCACCAGTATGTATCCCCATCGGGTCAATATTCTCCATATTGCAGATTATAATACAATTATCGTTATTATCGCGCATTACCTCATATTCATATTCTTTCCAGCCCAAAACACTTTCTTCAATCAAAACCTGTTTAATCGGTGATCGGATTAACCCGGTCATCACCGCATCATAAAACTGGTCTCTGTCATAGACAACACTGCTTCCAGTTCCACCGAGCGTGTAAGCAGGGCGAATCAAAAGAGGAAAATTCATATCTTTCAGAACCTTAAGTGCCTCATCATAGTTATGCACAGCAAAACTCCGAGGAATAGGCTCGCCAATTCTATTCATAAGGGCACGGAAACGATCTCTATTCTCTGCCATTTCAATCGTCTGAAGATTTGAACCGAGCAATTCCACTTTAAATTTCTCAAGAATACCACGGCGCGCAAGTTCATACGATAAATTCAATCCTGTCTGCCCGCCAAAACCCGGCAAGAGTCCCTCTGGTCTCTCTTTGTCTATGATTTTTGCCAAAATTTCGGGTGTAAGGGGTTCAATATAAACAACATCTGCAGTCTCAAGGTCAGTCTGGATTGTTGCCGGATTAGAATTGACAATTATGGTTTGGTATCCTTCTTCACGCAAAGACCTGCTTGCCTGAGAACCGGAAAAATCAAATTCTGCAGCCTGTCCGATGATAATCGGTCCAGACCCGATAATCAAAACTTTTTTAATATCCTTTCTTTTCGGCATTTATCATTTTGAAAAATTTCTCAAAAAGGAATGAAGTATCATAAGGTCCTGGTGATGCTTCAGGATGAAATTGAACAGAAAAAATTGGGAGAGATTTATGTCGCATACCTTCAATAGTTCTATCATTTATATTAATCCAGTCAAAGATAATCTCTTTATTTTTACTTTCCTTAGTAATTGCATAACCATGATTCTGGGAAGTAATGTAAATCTTTTTGTTTTCTAAAAACTGGACAGGATGGTTATACCCACGATGTCCAAATTTCAATTTATATGTTTTTAAACCTAATGCAAGCCCTAATAACTGATGTCCCAAACATATTCCAAAAACAGGATATCCAGATATTATCAATTTTTTAAGTGTTTTAACCGTGGTCTTTATAATTTCGGGATGTGCAGGATTCCCAGGACCATTTGAAATCACAATTCCATCGGGATTTAATTTTTTTATTGTCTCAAAATCCGCATCATAAGGAACCTGAATGACTGAAGAATATTTTAAAAGAGAATTGATAATGCTTTTTTTGACACCGCAATCAATGAGCAAAACTTTATTTTTATTTTGACATTTGTGGAATAGAATTCTTTTGCAAGAAACCTGTCTCACCAAATTTTCTGAATGTGGATGGGACATATTTTTAATTTTTCTGGTCAATTTTTCTATGTTGATATTACCTTTAGAAACCGAGAGTATTGCCTTCATTGTTCCATAATACCTCAATTTAAGCGTTAGTCTGCGTGTATCTATACCCCATATACAGGGTAAATTATTTTCCTCAAGATAATCTTCAATCTTTCTGGTATTTGTTGAAAAAAAAGCGGGCTCTTTTATTACGAGCCCGCGAATCTTCGGAGAATCTGACTCCTGATGTTTGAATTTAAATCCATAATTCCCGATCAATGGGTAGGTCATTAATAAAATCTGACCTTCATAGGATGGGTCAGTGAAAGCCTCTTCATATCCGGTCATTGCGGTATTGAAAACAAGTTCACCATAAACAAATTTATCAGGACCAAGACCGTTGCCTTGAACTATTGTTCCATCTTCAAGTATTAATATCCCCTGCTTCATCAATTATCTATTATATTCAAAATTTATAAATTGTCAATAATTATGAAAAACTATACATCAAGATTTTTAAATTTTATATAGATCGGAACAACCAAATTAATCACATTCTTTGCATCTGGTGTTTTCTGAATATAGGGATCTTTTATATAGTTCAAAATAATCGTTATAAATATAGAATCCTTAAAACGCTCCATTTCGTCATAATCTGAATCGCTTCTTTTTTCAATAAATTTTTTTATTCTGTTCAAGGGTTCTCTAACAACACCCAAGCCATTATAATTTATTCCACCTATGCGTTGTTTTGCCTTTTTTATTTCCTGGTCAGCAGTTAAGAGCGTGAGTTCAATCTTGGTTTCGTAGTCATCAAGCAAAACTGAAAGGTCTTCTTGACATATTGCATAATTATGCAAAGAAGTAGTATCAATGTATTGATTTTGATTTAAAAGACCGTAAAGGTCTCCAATACGCCGGATATAATGCTGTGTCTTTTCACTAAGTTTGCTAAAGAGACTTTTATTCTGGAGCCAGCGGAGTGAAACTGCAACTTTTATCCGTCTCTTCGTTTTATCAACATGAGTCTCCCCTGGCTTATTATTTGTTTCTTCAAGAATTTTTTCAATAGTTTCACTATTTAAATAAATCGGTTCATAAGTTGGTTTTTTAAGGAATTTATGTATATCTTGGATTATTTTATCTATCTTTTCTTTTTTACCAACTTCAGATAACTGCGGATATGTTTTATCAATGAAAAATTTAACAAGATATTTATTAATTGTATATCTTCCTTCCTCAAGTTCCTGTTTACTCACTGCCTTTGGACACCATTCGGCGAATATTTCTACATCGGGTCTTTTGAGAAATTCAAGGTCATAAGGTAGCTCAGTGATTACCGTATCAGGCTGAATTAACCATTGAAGATTCATTAGTATCTCTTCAAGATTATCAAGATGGTTTTTACCTGCCCATGCCATTGGCACTCCTTTTGGCTTGAATCAGCAAATATTCAATATTCATAGACTTATTATGATTTTATGCAAAAATTTAAAAATGTCAATTATTAATAACAAAAGTGCCTGCCATTAATGGCAGGCACCAAAAAACAAAATCAATTTCCTTATTTTCTTTTTACTCGCCACCTTTCAAAACCTTCAACCTCGCCTCGGTTCTCTTTTTGTAATCCTTTGCTCCTTTGTGATTTGGGTCAAGGGCAAGAA carries:
- the thiL gene encoding thiamine-phosphate kinase; its protein translation is MSELSLIKYIRKKFPQRCDEIAVGIGDDAMVLKNGIVISTDSFAEKIHFNFKYFSFCQLGFRTMGASLSDLAAMSAKPICALISLYLPSKTKDSEIKELYKGFSTVCKKFQCDISGGDIIESPFWGITITVVGKAEKPLLRSGAKPGDCLYTTGYLGLAETGRIVLGEGYKKNLFPESIKRHLYPEPRIYEALKLRKYLNASIDTSDGLSTDAFHLSEESKVKVIIENIPVHPEVQLLCKLKKISPVQFILSAGEDFELLITGKKIKNFPKIKLFKIGRIEKGAGVYISTNKRLKKIYPTGYEHLK
- a CDS encoding MFS transporter, with the protein product MNILSNEAVVEPHKRNIILFVTTIGSFLTPFMGSSLNVALPAIGKEFNMNALLLSWVPTSYLLAAAMSLVPIGRIADMIGRQRVFLLGVTIFAIFSLFGGIVNDTSLFLILRILQGTGGAMIFGTSVAILTGAFPLQQRGRVLGINVAGVYLGLSLGPFIGGFLTQNLGWRSIFFSNSFLGFLMLIFIIIFLKTEKQKSIFKDFDYLGILIYSPMLFFLMYGFSLLPKTSGAILIIIGVIFIILFIKWESKTVNPLLNIKLFKINPSFFFSNLAALINYGATNAVSFLLSLYLQYLKGFSPQSAGLILIAQPVTMTILSPLAGRLSDRVQPRIIASIGMGLTSLGLFFLSFINTGTAVNFITVYLIVLGLGFALFSSPNTNAVMSSITKEYYGIASSTLATMRLLGQMSSMGVVMLVFSLTMGRIKITPDVYPLFLNALKISFYIFTGLCIIGIFASLKRGRIDRDISTD
- the carB gene encoding carbamoyl-phosphate synthase large subunit, whose protein sequence is MPKRKDIKKVLIIGSGPIIIGQAAEFDFSGSQASRSLREEGYQTIIVNSNPATIQTDLETADVVYIEPLTPEILAKIIDKERPEGLLPGFGGQTGLNLSYELARRGILEKFKVELLGSNLQTIEMAENRDRFRALMNRIGEPIPRSFAVHNYDEALKVLKDMNFPLLIRPAYTLGGTGSSVVYDRDQFYDAVMTGLIRSPIKQVLIEESVLGWKEYEYEVMRDNNDNCIIICNMENIDPMGIHTGESMVVAPAQTLTDKQHQELRCAAIKIIRSLKIAGGCNIQFAVNPEKWEYRVIEVNPRVSRSSALASKATGYPIARVSAKIAVGLNLDEIPNAITKKTMAGFEPALDYVVVKIPRWPFDKFPTVDRRIGTQMKSTGEVMAIGSTIEEAFLKAIRSLEIDKCGLEPDNWKEYELIRELQEPTDRFIFAVAEALRRGYTKKKIAELSKVDEFFISKIENIVKMEKLIKRQDVSLQLLTMAKKMGFSDEYISKISGIKRDEIMAKRIENNIIPVFNIVDTCAGEFEAYTPYYYSTYWGEVDNKKTRRGNRKNILVVGSGPIRIGQGIEFDYACVHSVIALREMGYEAIIINNNPETVSTDFDVSNRLYFEPLRLEDVLNVIFKEEPYGIILQFGGQTSINLAMPLYEAIKKYRLNTKILGTSPLDMNLAEDRKAFSSILKQLNIFQPPFATGFSFDEVKDIARKIGYPVLVRPSYVLGGRAMEIIYDELELEKYMRLAVKVSPEHPILVDKYITNATEVDVDALCDGKDVFIAGIMEHIEQAGVHSGDSYCVIPPLSLSKKTINEIKQIVFDIAIALKTIGLINIQLAIQNGTVYVLEANPRASRTVPYVSKTIGIPLAKIATKIMLGYKIKDFNLPAEMKLDFVSVKGPVFPFLKLPGVDPILGPEMKSTGEVMAIDKTFGGAYYKAILADNKFASSGTVYITVRDEDKKEIVKIAKELKLLGFKIVATRGTAQYLSENGINVETVYRISEHKSPNALDMMRQGKIDLIINTPTMNYSAKRDGYTMRRLAVELNIPFITALKSAYAEIEAIKFARKRKMQVRPINEI